In a genomic window of Amycolatopsis japonica:
- a CDS encoding alpha/beta fold hydrolase, with the protein MEITYHGGDGCPLHAISIGSGPPLVLLHGGGPDHHSLIPLAEQLSDRYSVILPDVRGYGRSVCADPARHTWTQYSDDVAALLDHLGFQRAFVGGTGLGATITQRTCLEHPGRVRAAILISVEDIEDDEAKQAEIAFMDAFAERVRTDGIEAAWAPVLPGLAPVICALVRDAIPRSDPASIAAAAAIGHDRSFRSVDELAAITTPTLVFPGMDERHPAALAENVARVLPNGRLAPVSLSDTLRTAEDLADAFAPAIHQFLAEHHDY; encoded by the coding sequence ATGGAGATCACGTACCACGGCGGCGACGGCTGTCCGCTCCACGCGATCTCCATCGGATCCGGGCCGCCCCTTGTGCTTCTGCACGGGGGCGGCCCGGATCATCACAGCCTCATCCCCCTGGCCGAGCAGCTTTCGGACCGCTACAGCGTCATCCTCCCCGACGTGCGAGGCTACGGCCGATCGGTCTGCGCCGACCCCGCCCGGCACACCTGGACCCAGTACTCCGACGATGTCGCCGCGCTACTCGATCACCTCGGTTTCCAGCGCGCCTTCGTCGGTGGGACCGGGCTCGGCGCCACGATCACCCAGCGCACCTGCCTCGAACATCCCGGCAGGGTCCGCGCAGCCATCCTGATCAGCGTCGAAGACATCGAAGACGACGAGGCGAAGCAGGCCGAGATCGCGTTCATGGACGCGTTCGCCGAACGCGTCCGGACGGACGGCATCGAAGCTGCGTGGGCACCGGTTCTGCCTGGGCTCGCTCCGGTCATCTGCGCGCTCGTACGTGACGCCATCCCGCGCTCGGACCCCGCGAGTATCGCCGCCGCGGCCGCCATCGGCCACGATCGCTCGTTCCGGTCCGTCGATGAACTCGCCGCGATCACCACGCCCACCTTGGTCTTCCCCGGTATGGACGAACGGCATCCGGCCGCGCTGGCGGAGAACGTCGCCCGTGTCCTGCCCAACGGCCGTCTCGCGCCGGTTTCCCTGTCGGACACCCTGCGCACCGCCGAAGACCTCGCCGACGCGTTCGCACCGGCCATTCACCAATTCCTCGCTGAGCACCACGACTACTAG
- a CDS encoding CDGSH iron-sulfur domain-containing protein, with translation MSMAEETGTAPAVVIKVVDNGPYQVKGPVRLVDHNGEEYELTGRTQLLCRCGNSAKKPFCDGAHVRTGFAATRAVVEAE, from the coding sequence ATGTCGATGGCCGAGGAGACCGGAACTGCACCGGCTGTCGTCATCAAGGTCGTGGACAACGGGCCGTATCAGGTGAAGGGGCCCGTTCGGCTGGTCGACCACAATGGTGAGGAATACGAACTGACCGGTCGCACTCAGTTGCTGTGCCGGTGCGGGAATTCGGCGAAGAAGCCGTTCTGTGACGGCGCCCATGTCCGGACCGGGTTCGCGGCGACCAGGGCGGTCGTTGAGGCGGAATAG
- a CDS encoding carboxymuconolactone decarboxylase family protein yields the protein MQRLHSLDPSDAPAKSAELLDDIIGRRGSVGPMVAAMAHSPALLQGYLDFSRAMKRVKLPRALSEKVSLALQEWIGCALCLQAHTRAAQAAGLSDNDIALARQGTSTDRREAALIAYAVRVLAEPASIGDEDVAELREHGWSDQIIADTVGLVSLNLLTGSFNLVAGLEPVSAEQSTKEKHNHVG from the coding sequence GTGCAGCGTCTTCACTCGCTCGACCCGAGCGACGCGCCAGCCAAGTCCGCCGAGCTGCTCGACGACATCATCGGCCGTCGCGGCTCGGTAGGTCCGATGGTGGCCGCGATGGCCCACTCCCCTGCACTCCTTCAGGGGTACCTCGACTTCTCGCGGGCCATGAAGCGGGTCAAGCTTCCCCGGGCGCTCAGCGAGAAGGTTTCTCTCGCGCTGCAGGAGTGGATCGGTTGCGCGCTGTGCTTGCAGGCACACACGCGCGCCGCGCAGGCCGCCGGGCTCAGCGACAACGACATCGCGCTGGCGCGGCAGGGCACCTCGACTGATCGGCGGGAGGCCGCGCTGATCGCGTATGCCGTGCGGGTCCTCGCCGAACCGGCGTCGATCGGCGACGAGGACGTCGCCGAGTTGCGAGAGCACGGCTGGAGCGATCAGATCATCGCCGACACGGTGGGACTGGTGTCGCTCAACCTGCTGACCGGTTCGTTCAATCTCGTCGCAGGACTCGAACCCGTGTCTGCTGAGCAGTCCACAAAGGAGAAACACAACCATGTCGGTTGA
- a CDS encoding heavy-metal-associated domain-containing protein: MSETTYTVTGMTCDHCVRSVTEEVGKIDGVTGVRVDLPTGAVTVTSSQEPEVADVRAAVEEAGYELTA, encoded by the coding sequence ATGAGCGAGACCACCTACACCGTCACCGGCATGACCTGCGACCACTGCGTCCGGTCCGTCACCGAAGAGGTCGGCAAGATCGACGGCGTCACCGGCGTCCGGGTGGATCTGCCCACCGGCGCGGTGACCGTGACCAGCTCCCAGGAACCCGAGGTCGCGGATGTCCGTGCGGCCGTCGAAGAAGCCGGATACGAGCTGACCGCCTGA
- a CDS encoding class I SAM-dependent methyltransferase, producing the protein MSGKPAPADKIRRLFPTFITRGKRFAVTAEDILQRVLVATGLRQPESRISADAQDYWHRPSGPRWSADSHWRDSSAFRGNDLWEKIGQEHLALFEAGARMAEFARPWKRIVEWGCGGGANAVRFAPRAGEFIGVDISTESLAECGKQVANACDTPFLPVTIEVAEPEAALGKIDGECDVFLSFYVFELIPTPEYGERLLRIAHELLAPGGLALIQIKYDAGTWRTRPRRRSYARGLADMTTYRIEEFWEIAVRWGFTPKAVHLVPRNELDERYAYFFLSNR; encoded by the coding sequence ATGTCCGGCAAACCAGCACCTGCCGACAAGATCCGAAGACTCTTCCCCACCTTCATCACCCGAGGCAAGCGGTTCGCTGTCACCGCGGAGGACATCCTCCAGCGCGTCTTGGTGGCAACTGGGCTCCGCCAGCCCGAATCGAGGATCTCCGCGGACGCCCAGGACTACTGGCACCGACCCTCCGGCCCCCGATGGTCCGCCGACTCGCATTGGCGGGACTCATCGGCGTTTCGTGGCAACGACCTGTGGGAAAAGATCGGCCAGGAACACCTCGCCCTGTTCGAGGCAGGTGCTCGCATGGCCGAGTTCGCCCGCCCCTGGAAGCGCATCGTCGAATGGGGATGTGGCGGCGGCGCCAATGCCGTGCGCTTCGCTCCCCGCGCCGGCGAGTTCATCGGCGTCGACATCTCCACAGAGTCGCTCGCCGAATGCGGCAAGCAGGTCGCGAACGCCTGCGACACTCCGTTCCTGCCGGTGACCATCGAGGTGGCGGAGCCGGAGGCCGCGCTCGGCAAGATCGACGGCGAGTGCGACGTGTTCCTGTCCTTCTACGTCTTCGAACTGATACCGACCCCGGAATACGGTGAGCGACTGCTACGCATCGCTCACGAGCTCCTCGCACCGGGCGGACTGGCCCTGATTCAGATCAAGTACGACGCCGGCACCTGGCGTACCAGACCTCGACGACGGTCCTACGCGAGAGGCCTGGCGGACATGACGACCTACCGGATCGAGGAGTTCTGGGAGATCGCGGTGCGCTGGGGCTTCACTCCGAAAGCGGTGCACCTCGTCCCACGGAACGAACTCGACGAGCGCTACGCGTATTTCTTCCTGTCCAACAGGTGA
- a CDS encoding MFS transporter has translation MAETTPDPRRWWALGLIALAQFMVIMDTSIIGVALPAMQQDLGFSPGDLSWVFNAYVIALAGLLLLGGRLSDLFGARKMFTAGWVVTLGGSVVAAVAGTAWVELLGRVLQGAGAALIAPSALTLLMMLFGARPRELTKALALYGAAAPAGGTAGVFLGGVITEWLSWPWIFWLYVPISLVAIAATGKLMPSAPARRGSVDLAGAVAATAGLGLTVFGVVRAPEAGWAAAGTWGALAGGIALLGVFVLIQRKREVPLVRLGIFRTPNLGGANLAQFLLGAAWIPMWYFLNLYLQQVLGYGAFASGAALLPMTVLIVVLMVAVAPKLIGRFGPKKMVIGGLWALAAGLVWLSFVSPTGNFLVDVLPASLVAALGQALAFIPSLGTAISSAKPEEGGLASGIVNTSYQIGSALGLAAMTAVGVSFGAGSIGDPVALTGGYSAAFLGAAGIAIAGGFLAMATLRTPKAQPSEVAGGDPAVVR, from the coding sequence ATGGCGGAGACAACCCCGGACCCACGACGGTGGTGGGCGCTGGGACTCATCGCACTGGCCCAGTTCATGGTCATCATGGACACCTCGATCATCGGCGTCGCCTTACCCGCGATGCAGCAAGACCTCGGGTTCTCCCCGGGAGACCTGTCATGGGTGTTCAACGCCTACGTCATCGCGCTGGCCGGGCTGCTGCTGCTCGGCGGGCGCCTCTCGGACCTGTTCGGCGCACGCAAGATGTTCACCGCGGGCTGGGTCGTCACCCTCGGCGGGTCGGTGGTCGCCGCGGTCGCGGGCACCGCGTGGGTCGAACTCCTCGGCCGGGTCCTGCAAGGAGCCGGTGCCGCGTTGATCGCGCCGTCGGCGTTGACGCTGCTGATGATGCTGTTCGGCGCGCGGCCGCGTGAGCTGACGAAGGCGCTCGCGCTCTACGGCGCGGCCGCGCCCGCCGGTGGTACCGCCGGGGTGTTCCTCGGCGGCGTGATCACCGAGTGGCTGTCGTGGCCGTGGATCTTCTGGCTCTACGTCCCGATTTCCCTGGTCGCGATCGCGGCGACGGGCAAGCTGATGCCGTCCGCTCCCGCCCGGCGTGGTTCGGTCGACCTGGCAGGCGCCGTCGCGGCGACCGCGGGTCTCGGGCTGACCGTGTTCGGCGTCGTGCGGGCACCGGAAGCCGGCTGGGCCGCGGCGGGCACCTGGGGCGCGCTGGCAGGCGGTATCGCGCTGCTCGGAGTGTTCGTGCTGATCCAGCGTAAGCGGGAGGTGCCGTTGGTGCGGCTGGGTATCTTCCGGACGCCTAACCTCGGTGGCGCGAACCTGGCGCAGTTCCTGCTCGGTGCGGCGTGGATCCCGATGTGGTATTTCCTGAACCTGTACCTGCAGCAGGTCCTCGGATACGGGGCCTTCGCCAGTGGTGCGGCGTTGCTGCCGATGACGGTGCTGATCGTGGTGTTGATGGTCGCGGTCGCGCCGAAGCTGATCGGGCGCTTCGGGCCGAAGAAGATGGTCATCGGCGGCCTGTGGGCACTCGCCGCCGGGCTGGTGTGGCTGTCGTTCGTCAGCCCGACCGGCAACTTCCTCGTCGACGTCCTGCCCGCCTCGCTGGTCGCGGCACTCGGCCAGGCGCTCGCGTTCATCCCGTCACTGGGCACCGCCATCTCCAGCGCGAAACCGGAGGAAGGCGGACTGGCGTCTGGCATCGTGAACACCTCGTACCAGATCGGCTCGGCGCTCGGCCTCGCCGCGATGACCGCGGTCGGCGTGTCCTTCGGCGCCGGAAGCATCGGGGACCCGGTCGCACTGACCGGCGGATACTCGGCCGCGTTCCTCGGTGCCGCGGGCATCGCGATTGCCGGTGGCTTCCTGGCCATGGCCACCCTGCGGACCCCGAAGGCCCAGCCGAGCGAAGTCGCCGGAGGTGACCCGGCGGTCGTGCGATGA
- a CDS encoding methyltransferase domain-containing protein: MSNDTRTQPETTQPDDATESLIRMLDVVDDLPGVAELRSDTYDLLALAPGQAVVDVGCGAGRAVAELGDRGMRAVGIDPDPQMIAVARRRWSEQEFRLGTAGELPLDDGSVAGYRADKVFHAVPDPAAATAEARRVLAPGGRIVLIGQDWDTFVIDSGDPELTRTIVHARAGSVPSPQAARRYRNLLLDSGFADVTIDVRTAIFTDGLMLPMLTGFAESACAVGAIDRGQADTWIADQARRAEVGRLFVAIPLFLAAATRP, translated from the coding sequence ATGTCCAACGACACGAGAACACAGCCCGAGACCACCCAGCCTGATGACGCGACCGAGTCCCTGATCCGGATGCTGGACGTCGTCGACGACCTGCCTGGCGTCGCCGAGTTGCGCTCCGACACGTACGACCTCCTCGCTCTGGCTCCGGGGCAGGCAGTCGTGGACGTCGGGTGCGGCGCGGGTCGCGCGGTCGCCGAGCTCGGCGACCGAGGTATGCGTGCGGTCGGGATCGACCCGGATCCGCAGATGATCGCCGTCGCCCGTCGGCGCTGGTCCGAACAGGAGTTCCGGCTCGGCACCGCCGGCGAGTTGCCGCTGGACGACGGTTCGGTGGCGGGGTATCGGGCGGACAAGGTGTTCCACGCCGTCCCTGATCCCGCAGCTGCGACGGCCGAAGCGCGGCGTGTGCTGGCTCCCGGTGGGCGGATCGTGCTCATCGGCCAGGATTGGGACACCTTCGTCATCGATTCCGGCGACCCCGAGTTGACGCGGACGATCGTCCATGCCCGCGCTGGCAGCGTCCCGAGTCCGCAGGCCGCTCGTCGTTACCGCAATCTCCTGCTGGACAGCGGGTTCGCCGATGTCACGATCGACGTGCGGACCGCGATCTTCACCGATGGGTTGATGCTGCCGATGCTGACCGGGTTCGCCGAGTCGGCCTGTGCTGTCGGCGCCATCGATCGCGGTCAAGCCGACACCTGGATCGCCGACCAAGCACGCAGGGCCGAGGTCGGACGCCTGTTCGTGGCTATTCCGCTGTTCCTTGCCGCGGCCACGCGTCCTTGA
- a CDS encoding DUF4396 domain-containing protein produces MSVEHDHSHHEHQHHGEHGGHGGHGGHGDHGGHEHHQPAKASWGMAASATLHCLTGCAIGEVLGMVIGTALGWGNVATIVLAVALAFVFGYALTMRGVLRAGVGFKQALKIALAADTVSILVMEIVDNGVMIAVPGAMDAGLGSWLFWGALAFALLVAFVLTTPVNKWLIGRGSGHAVVHAYHH; encoded by the coding sequence ATGTCGGTTGAGCACGACCACTCGCACCACGAACACCAGCACCACGGTGAGCACGGTGGTCATGGTGGTCATGGTGGTCATGGTGACCATGGGGGCCACGAACACCACCAACCCGCCAAAGCGTCCTGGGGCATGGCGGCATCGGCCACCCTGCACTGCCTCACCGGCTGTGCCATCGGCGAGGTGCTCGGCATGGTGATCGGCACCGCGCTGGGCTGGGGCAACGTCGCGACCATCGTGCTCGCCGTCGCGCTGGCGTTCGTCTTCGGTTACGCGCTGACCATGCGCGGCGTCCTGCGCGCCGGCGTTGGCTTCAAGCAGGCCCTCAAGATCGCCCTCGCCGCGGACACCGTGTCGATCCTCGTCATGGAGATCGTCGACAACGGCGTCATGATCGCCGTCCCCGGCGCGATGGACGCCGGGCTCGGCAGCTGGCTTTTCTGGGGCGCGCTCGCCTTCGCGCTGCTCGTCGCCTTCGTGCTCACCACCCCGGTCAACAAGTGGCTCATCGGCCGCGGCTCCGGGCACGCGGTGGTCCACGCCTACCACCACTAG
- a CDS encoding heavy metal translocating P-type ATPase: MTSDVDQTRTTDVELAISGMTCASCAMRIEKKLNKLDGVTATVNYATEKAKVTFPVDVEPQRLIEQVEAAGYSAAVPAPEKTTGPDEPGEEADPIAPLRQRLIGSTVLSVPVILLAMVPALQFTYWQWISLTLAAPVLVWAAWPFHKAAWANLRHGAATMDTLISMGTLAAFLWSLYALLFGSAGTPGMTHAFELTVERMAGDGNIYLEVAAGVTTFILAGRYFEARSKRRAGAALRALLELGAKDVAVLRNGEEVRIPVDQLVVGDQFVVRPGEKIATDGVITEGSSAVDASMLTGESVPVEVGPGDAVVGATVNAGGRLVVRATRVGADTQLAQMAKLVEDAQTGKAQVQRLADRVSGVFVPIVIALAAGTLMFWLGAGGSVAAAFTAAVAVLIIACPCALGLATPTALLVGTGRGAQLGILIKGPEVLESTRSVDTVVLDKTGTVTTGQMSLVAVHVAEGVDEETTLRLAGALENASEHPIAQAIARAAGERVGELPAVEEFTNVEGLGVQGIVDGKAVLAGRSALLEEWAHHLPEDLAEAKAAEEKDGRTAIVVGWDGKAHAVLVVADTVKPTSAEAITQLRALGLTPVLLTGDNEAVARAVAAEVGITEVIAEVLPKDKVDVVKRLQGEGKVVAMVGDGVNDAAALAQADLGLAMGTGTDVAIEASDLTLVRGDLRAAVDAIRLSRRTLRTIKGNLFWAFAYNVAALPLAAAGLLNPMIAGAAMAFSSVFVVTNSLRLKGFRSTAS; encoded by the coding sequence ATGACATCCGACGTGGACCAGACGCGGACGACCGACGTCGAACTCGCGATCAGCGGAATGACCTGCGCGTCCTGCGCGATGCGTATCGAGAAGAAGCTGAACAAGCTCGACGGCGTCACCGCGACCGTCAATTACGCCACCGAGAAGGCGAAGGTCACCTTCCCGGTCGACGTCGAGCCGCAGCGGTTGATCGAGCAGGTGGAGGCGGCCGGATACTCGGCCGCCGTGCCCGCACCGGAGAAGACGACAGGCCCGGACGAGCCTGGTGAGGAGGCCGATCCGATCGCCCCGTTGCGGCAGCGGCTGATCGGTTCCACGGTGCTGTCGGTGCCGGTGATCCTGCTCGCGATGGTGCCGGCGCTCCAGTTCACCTACTGGCAGTGGATCTCACTGACGCTGGCGGCGCCGGTGCTGGTGTGGGCGGCGTGGCCGTTCCACAAGGCGGCGTGGGCGAATCTGCGCCACGGTGCGGCCACCATGGACACGCTGATCTCGATGGGCACGCTCGCCGCGTTCCTGTGGTCGTTGTACGCGTTGCTGTTCGGCAGCGCGGGAACGCCGGGCATGACGCACGCCTTCGAGCTGACCGTGGAGCGGATGGCCGGTGACGGCAACATCTATCTCGAAGTCGCGGCCGGGGTGACGACGTTCATCCTCGCCGGACGCTACTTCGAGGCGCGGTCCAAGCGCCGGGCCGGTGCCGCGCTGCGGGCGCTGCTGGAGCTGGGCGCGAAGGACGTCGCGGTTCTCCGGAACGGCGAGGAAGTGCGTATCCCGGTCGACCAGCTCGTCGTGGGCGACCAGTTCGTCGTGCGGCCGGGGGAGAAGATCGCCACCGACGGTGTCATCACCGAAGGCAGTTCCGCCGTCGACGCGAGCATGCTGACCGGCGAGAGCGTCCCCGTCGAGGTCGGACCCGGCGACGCCGTGGTCGGCGCGACGGTCAACGCGGGCGGACGGCTCGTCGTCCGTGCGACGCGGGTCGGCGCGGACACGCAGCTGGCGCAGATGGCCAAACTGGTCGAGGACGCGCAGACCGGCAAGGCGCAGGTCCAGCGGCTGGCGGACCGGGTATCGGGCGTGTTCGTGCCGATCGTGATCGCGCTCGCCGCCGGCACGCTGATGTTCTGGCTCGGGGCCGGTGGTTCGGTCGCGGCGGCGTTCACCGCGGCGGTCGCCGTGCTGATCATCGCCTGCCCGTGCGCGCTCGGTCTCGCGACGCCGACCGCGTTGCTGGTCGGCACCGGACGGGGCGCGCAGCTCGGGATCCTGATCAAGGGACCGGAAGTGCTGGAGTCCACCCGGTCGGTCGACACGGTCGTCCTCGACAAGACCGGCACCGTGACCACGGGGCAGATGTCGCTGGTGGCCGTCCACGTCGCCGAGGGCGTCGACGAGGAGACGACACTGCGCTTGGCGGGCGCGCTGGAGAACGCGTCCGAGCACCCGATCGCGCAGGCCATCGCCCGCGCGGCCGGCGAACGGGTGGGCGAGCTGCCCGCCGTCGAGGAGTTCACCAACGTCGAAGGCCTTGGGGTACAAGGAATCGTCGACGGCAAGGCGGTACTGGCCGGACGCAGCGCGCTGCTGGAGGAGTGGGCGCATCACCTGCCGGAGGACCTCGCCGAGGCGAAGGCCGCCGAGGAGAAGGACGGCCGTACCGCGATCGTGGTCGGCTGGGACGGGAAGGCTCACGCTGTTCTCGTCGTCGCCGACACGGTCAAGCCGACCTCCGCCGAAGCCATCACGCAGTTGCGGGCGCTCGGCCTGACCCCGGTCCTGCTCACCGGGGACAACGAGGCCGTGGCCCGTGCCGTGGCCGCGGAAGTCGGGATCACCGAGGTGATCGCGGAGGTCCTGCCCAAGGACAAGGTCGACGTGGTCAAGCGGCTCCAGGGCGAGGGCAAGGTCGTCGCGATGGTGGGCGACGGCGTCAACGACGCGGCCGCGCTGGCACAGGCCGACCTCGGCCTGGCCATGGGCACCGGCACGGACGTCGCCATCGAGGCGTCGGACCTGACCCTCGTCCGCGGGGACCTGCGGGCGGCGGTGGACGCGATCCGGCTCTCGCGGCGGACCCTGCGCACCATCAAGGGCAACCTGTTCTGGGCCTTCGCCTACAACGTCGCGGCGCTGCCACTGGCCGCGGCGGGGCTGCTCAACCCGATGATCGCCGGCGCCGCGATGGCGTTCAGCTCGGTCTTCGTGGTCACGAACAGCCTGCGACTCAAGGGATTCCGCAGCACGGCGAGCTGA
- a CDS encoding metal-sensitive transcriptional regulator — MADHGDDKERQLKRLRRVEGQIRGLQKMVEEDKYCIDVLTQVSAATRALQSFSLELLERHMAGCVVEAAAKGGPEADRKIREASEAIARLVRS, encoded by the coding sequence GTGGCCGATCACGGCGACGACAAGGAGCGTCAGCTCAAACGCCTACGACGCGTCGAGGGGCAGATCCGGGGCCTGCAGAAGATGGTCGAAGAGGACAAATACTGCATCGACGTCCTCACCCAGGTCTCCGCGGCCACCCGGGCCCTGCAATCGTTCTCCCTCGAACTCCTCGAGCGGCACATGGCGGGCTGCGTCGTCGAAGCCGCCGCGAAAGGCGGCCCCGAGGCGGACAGGAAGATCCGGGAAGCCTCCGAAGCGATCGCACGCCTGGTGCGCTCCTGA
- a CDS encoding STAS domain-containing protein encodes MTTTSAGPGHVMIAVSGEIDLVTREFLEAEFRQAFDPRPNNVVVDLSDVDFCDTSGLSALVGLNTRCVADRIALRFLPSATIRRLLRRTGLSDLLPIG; translated from the coding sequence GTGACGACCACCAGCGCAGGTCCAGGACACGTGATGATCGCAGTGTCTGGCGAGATCGATCTCGTGACCAGAGAGTTCCTCGAAGCGGAATTCCGTCAGGCGTTCGACCCGAGACCGAACAACGTGGTGGTCGACCTGAGTGACGTGGACTTCTGCGATACCAGCGGTCTGTCTGCCCTGGTCGGCCTCAACACTCGCTGTGTTGCCGACCGTATAGCCCTTCGGTTCCTGCCCTCGGCGACGATCCGCCGGTTGCTGCGGCGTACCGGGCTATCGGACCTGTTGCCGATCGGCTGA
- a CDS encoding metal-sensitive transcriptional regulator translates to MHGYTQGKDEYVTRLRRIEGQIRGLQRMVEEDKYCIDILTQVSAATKALQSVSLGLMDEHLRHCVSDAIAKGGTEADEKIREASDVIARLVRS, encoded by the coding sequence ATGCACGGATACACGCAAGGCAAAGACGAATACGTGACCCGGCTGCGGCGGATCGAGGGTCAGATCCGGGGCCTGCAGCGGATGGTCGAAGAGGACAAGTACTGCATCGACATCCTCACGCAGGTGTCCGCGGCCACGAAGGCGTTGCAGTCGGTGTCACTCGGACTGATGGACGAACACCTCAGGCACTGCGTGTCCGACGCCATCGCCAAGGGCGGAACCGAGGCCGACGAGAAGATCCGGGAAGCGAGCGACGTCATCGCCCGCCTCGTCCGTTCCTGA
- a CDS encoding MerR family transcriptional regulator, translating into MKSSTADLSIGEVAQRFGLATHVLRHWESMGLLSPARATASRRRYGSDDIYRVAVILRAKEAGFGLEDIRELFDARDPATRTGLLRRHRTELAARIAAAQASLELIDCALDCDHEDIVSCPHFQAAVTARINPPSAPNALT; encoded by the coding sequence ATGAAGTCAAGCACCGCGGACTTGAGCATCGGCGAGGTCGCACAACGGTTCGGGCTGGCCACCCACGTGCTGCGGCACTGGGAGTCGATGGGCCTGCTCTCCCCCGCCAGAGCCACCGCGTCTCGTCGCCGCTACGGCTCCGACGACATCTACCGGGTCGCGGTGATCCTCCGGGCCAAGGAAGCCGGGTTCGGTCTGGAGGACATCCGCGAGCTGTTCGACGCACGAGACCCGGCCACCAGGACCGGGCTCCTGCGTCGGCACCGCACCGAGCTGGCCGCGCGGATCGCCGCGGCTCAGGCGTCCCTGGAGCTGATCGACTGCGCCTTGGACTGCGACCACGAAGACATCGTCAGCTGCCCGCATTTCCAGGCTGCTGTGACTGCCCGGATCAACCCGCCATCAGCGCCGAACGCCCTGACCTGA
- a CDS encoding heavy-metal-associated domain-containing protein, whose product MDTTVYAVKGMTCSGCMTKVTTAVNGVAGVSDVDADVATGEVTVVSEGPVDAELVRSAVKEAGYEVVG is encoded by the coding sequence ATGGACACCACTGTGTACGCGGTCAAGGGCATGACCTGCTCGGGTTGCATGACCAAGGTGACGACGGCGGTGAACGGTGTGGCCGGGGTCAGCGACGTGGACGCGGACGTCGCGACCGGCGAAGTGACCGTCGTGAGCGAGGGGCCGGTCGACGCGGAGCTGGTGCGGTCCGCGGTCAAGGAGGCGGGCTACGAGGTGGTCGGCTGA